Proteins from one Gemmatimonadaceae bacterium genomic window:
- a CDS encoding AbrB/MazE/SpoVT family DNA-binding domain-containing protein: protein MDVVTISPKFQVVIPREIRERLGLAPGQKVQALAYENRIELIPVQPLKRMRGFLAGLDTTMRRERDRV from the coding sequence ATGGACGTCGTGACTATTTCGCCGAAATTCCAGGTCGTAATCCCTCGGGAAATTCGCGAGCGGCTGGGATTGGCGCCTGGCCAAAAAGTGCAGGCGCTCGCCTACGAGAACCGCATCGAGCTGATCCCGGTACAGCCACTGAAACGCATGCGCGGCTTTCTCGCGGGTCTCGACACCACCATGCGTCGCGAGCGCGACCGGGTGTGA
- a CDS encoding nuclear transport factor 2 family protein has protein sequence MFFAILLLFSSPHGAACPADEAKDEAALVRVEQAWVRAAEHHDTTALECLLATEFEEADFDGSLITRSAMLANAAKPSSSHSELVDLHVHIYGEAAYVRGIGVNSENGRPTGRTRFTDVFVFRDGRWQCVAGHDSRFPKGR, from the coding sequence ATGTTTTTCGCCATTCTGCTCTTGTTCTCATCGCCTCATGGCGCTGCGTGCCCAGCCGACGAGGCCAAGGACGAAGCCGCTTTGGTGCGGGTCGAACAGGCGTGGGTCCGCGCCGCGGAGCACCATGACACCACAGCGCTCGAATGCCTCCTGGCGACCGAATTCGAGGAGGCCGACTTTGATGGTTCGCTCATCACCCGGTCCGCGATGTTGGCTAACGCGGCGAAGCCGAGCAGCAGCCACAGCGAGCTAGTGGATTTACACGTTCACATATACGGTGAGGCCGCGTACGTCCGAGGCATCGGCGTGAACAGCGAGAATGGCCGGCCTACAGGACGCACACGATTCACCGACGTTTTTGTCTTTCGTGACGGACGCTGGCAGTGTGTGGCTGGCCACGATTCGCGTTTTCCAAAGGGTCGGTAG
- a CDS encoding type II toxin-antitoxin system VapC family toxin, with amino-acid sequence MIAPAKRAATTGPNVVDSSAWLEYFADGPGAGRFAAAIEAVDRLVVPSVCLLEVFKVVLRQRGESDALQAVALMQQGTVIDLDAALALSAATVGVVHKLPLADSIVYATAQRMAGTVWTQDEDFDGLPGVKFHPKLAKG; translated from the coding sequence GTGATCGCGCCAGCGAAGCGGGCCGCGACGACAGGCCCGAATGTCGTCGACTCGTCGGCGTGGCTCGAGTACTTCGCGGATGGCCCGGGGGCCGGGCGCTTTGCCGCGGCGATCGAAGCCGTCGACCGGCTCGTGGTACCGAGCGTGTGTTTGCTCGAAGTGTTCAAGGTGGTATTGCGCCAACGCGGGGAAAGCGACGCGCTCCAAGCGGTGGCGCTCATGCAACAAGGCACGGTGATCGACCTCGACGCGGCGCTGGCGTTGTCAGCGGCCACGGTAGGCGTGGTGCACAAGCTGCCGTTGGCGGACAGCATCGTCTATGCGACGGCGCAGCGGATGGCGGGGACGGTGTGGACGCAGGATGAGGATTTTGACGGGCTGCCGGGCGTGAAATTCCATCCGAAGCTCGCGAAAGGATAG